In Cygnus atratus isolate AKBS03 ecotype Queensland, Australia chromosome 14, CAtr_DNAZoo_HiC_assembly, whole genome shotgun sequence, the DNA window GCCTCCAGTTACGTTTTCTATTGGAAGGATTACTTTAAGGACCAGCAGCTTCTGTACCCGCCGGGATTTGATGGACGAATTGTGCTGTATCCCAGCACCCAAAACTTAAAGGACTACCTCAGCTGGAGACAAGCAGACTGTAAGCATTTCTAGAGAATGGAGATCTGTGCAGTTGAATTGTCTTCCTGAACAGAAACATCCTTATTGCCAGTGTGTCCGCGTATGTGCTTAACGGTTAAAGCACAGTTTGGCAGGGTAATAGTTACTAATAATACTGGGATCCCTGCGTTGggattttgcagaaatgttggGTAAAATCTTGAGTCTTTAGACTAGTACTGTATTGGTGCATGCTGGCAGTGAATTCATCATAGGAAATAGtaatagaattaattttttatacattttttaaatcaagatgaTCTTaaaggaatcacagaattgaaggggcgggaagggacctcgaaagatcatcgggtccaacccccctgccaaagcaggttccttagagcaggcaggaggagatgtGAATGTTACAATTTAAACCACGTAGTAGCAAAAGTGTTGCATATTTCGTGCTGGAACAGACTGTTGGGTTTCCTCTGTAGGCCTCCATGTATACGTAGTCCCTGTTGTTCAAGTTAATGTAACCTTTCTTATACAGAAGCAcccttctccctctgctctccctctcccttttcagAAGCGTCGTGAATCTGTCTTCTAGTCATTcgcagaatcatagaacggtttgggttgggagTGTCGTCTagtgccatgggcagggacacctctcactagatcaggttgcccagggcctcatccagcctggtcttgaacgATACCCAGCACATTAAAAATGGATCAGAAAAATCCTGTCTATTTATTCGGTTACAATTCTGGAAatgaagttgctttttttttttttccccctctgagtATTTGGTAAACACTGTATCTCTTTCTATCTTTCTGTAGGCCATGTTAATAACCTTTATAATACGGTGTTTTGGATGCTCGTACAGCGAAGTGGTTTGACACCAGTGCAAGCACAGGATAGGCTCCAGGTAAAAATCTCTTGAGATCATGTTCTTCCAGGTACAGAGAAAATCATCCAGTTTGCTAAGTTGTCTTGCCTACTCAGCTCTGGCTTTTCTTAGGGCAACCATTTTGCGGATGTACATTCAACaacttttttaatttgtaaagatGATAATATGATTAGCAAATAACACATCTTAACTGGAGTTCTAACAagactttaattttttaattagtgaGTTCAGAAATCTTAAAAACCACGTGACCATCTAATATCTATAAGCAAGAAGTAAAACTGGAGGGCTCAGATACTATGGATTTTCAGACCCTCCTGTAGTACTGTCTTATTGTGCAGATTTCAGCAGATTGTTTCTGGTTTTCTCCTGAATTTTGTTGACTCATTTCAATTCctcttgaaaatgtaaaacagattttggaaaaaaaaaaaaaaaaaaaaagcaacaacctttttttaatattcctgtTTGAAATAATTACTCGAGTTGGAAAGGAAACTGCACCTTgtaatttaaagatgaaaaaccTGTTTATcggtttggttggttgtttgtGTCTTcaacagtttttgttcttttttaattttctctcagGGAACGCTGGCTGGAGATaagaatgaaattttattttctgaattcaaCATCAACTACAACAATGAGCCTTTGATGTATAGAAAAGGAACTGTCTTAATATGGCAGAAGGTAAAAACTGCATTACCACATGCTTCGTGTTCACGTTTTGGCTAGCTAAACTGTAGCCAACAAGCTACGCTGTACGATCACCAAATGGGAAGTAACGCTCTGTGGATGTGTAtctataaatgtattttaaaattaatcacaTTTTCCATATGATGTAGTGAAAGGTGCCTAATTGCTTTAGAGGTGTTTGACATAACTATAAGCGTAGTATCAAAACTAGCCTCTGAAGTCTGTCTCAGAAATAAGTTATCCCTGTAGAGAGAGAGACGTTGTCATCTGTTCATTCATGTTTTACATACAATTTCACGGGACTGATGTATTTGCTAGGTAAATCTCCTTTGTTGAATGAATCGTATGTGGTTAGTTTCTTAGTGTTAGCAGCTTTGAGAATTGAGGGAGTATATTCTGCTTCctcaaaaattatattttaatgactGTTGTCCATTTAATATGGTAATCACTGGGGCCTGTGCCAGGCTCTTCACAGGATTGGTTCTCAAGTGTTTTCACTGCAGATGTACTAGAAActttcagtcaaaaaaaaaaaagtagctcaGCTCATAGTATCTTTAATACTCTTTTCCTCTTATGTAAAGGAACATAGTAAAGATTGCAgctcttattattttttcttggtaaTCTGAGACATTTTTGAGGTTTCCCACTTGCTTTAAGTAGCTCCAACTTAAATGTTGTACTTTATTCAAGAATACTTGGAATGAGTTACGTGAACGTGTAGCTAATTTCTTCAAGCCACATGATGATGACGTGCAGTTCTAACTACTCGTGTTAGTCATCAAATTGAGAATAGATTATTTGAAAAGATTCATCATTCAAATGCTATAGCATGCTATAGGGCTGATGGTTATTTCTGCTGTagctttttttctcatctgtttgtGAATCCTCTCTGAAATCTTACATGTTTGCTAATGTGTCAACTCTATTTTCAGGTTAATGAAGTCAcaactaagaaaataaaactgccaaaggaaacagaagaaaaggaaattaaagtgACGCGGACTAGGACTAAAGTTGTTCCCCTGCACTGTGACATTATTGGGGACCAGTTCTGGGAGGAATATCCTGAGATTCTGGCTGAGGATAGTTGATATCTGGCTGAGTATGACTGGTAGTTAATGTTTTGCTCTGCTTGGGTTGTTGGCACCTGAGGAGCACGGACGGTGGCTGGCAGCGTTTGACTTACATTCCTCTTCAGCAACTTCAGCGGAAGCTTTACAGCAGCTTTTAGCACTATAGTTGCATGAAAAAGAGGCACTGGAATGTTGTCTGACATACAAGGATATATCCATTTGGAAAATCCAAAAtcatattatattttaaatgttaagaaCTCGTCATAAATTGATTGTTCCTTGTAAATGCATATTTGTAGAAAAAGCGTATAGAAATGTCAGCTATTTCTATAGCATTTAAATCATGGGGAATTGTACTGAACTGCcaaatgattaaaaacaaacaaaatgaaaaaaatgtacatttgagcagttaaaagcagaagaaaaaatacttttttctttcagataagAGACAGTTGGCATTTAGTATTAAATAATACTTCAGTTGGCATTTAGTATTAAATTTCAAGGCCAGTGTGTTTGGTTGGCCTTAGCAACAAATTGTTCAACTACATAATGTCTCATCCTTACAGAAGGGGAAGCCTAGCAGTTTCCTAtgactgattttaaaagcttttgtcAAATGTACagggttttatattttttaaaatattaaaaactagTGATTTAttctctgctgtgtttattATTTGACTTTCTCATTGTTTATTATTTGGACTTTCTCATTACTAATATTTTTAGTAGTAATTAGTGAAGGTTTCAAACAGTTAAGCTAATAATAAACCGTACAGACTTGAGTTTTGTTAGGGTATGGACAGACATTGTGCTCTCACCTTCTGTGGCCTGGGAAGTAATCTGTCTCCTCCTGTGCAGTGGAGTGAAAGATAGCAGCACAGGGTAATTTCTTGGTGCCTTTAAGGAGGATGCCAGcagcaatttttattattactgttctCTGGTTTTCTTGGGGATGATACAGATGTAGCAGTCATGACAATACCTCTTAGTTAAAGAAAGGAGGGTGTGTGTTGCTTGCTCTCTGCACAGTTTAGTTCTTGTATAACTTGGTTAATCTCTGTCAAGACAGTTAAATCATACAACCTCTGGGAGCACAAATGCTTCTGCTAATGTAAAGGGACTTGTCCAAATGTAACTAGACTTTGAGGGAAATAACTTATTTCAGTATAAACACctatttcagaaatacaacTGTAATGATACAAGAATGGTAGTGCTTTAACCGTGCTAGTTTCAAAAACATGGCACTGACGTAGCTACAGCTCGCCAGCCAGTTCGCTAAGGGAGAGAGAACCAGCAGTTGGGACTGGCCATAAAAATGGAAGGAGAGCATTAAATGTGGCCAAATAAGGTCAGTACTGAGTTACTGTCATGAATTGACTCTCTGCTTTCACCCTTTTCTTACTATGGGAAGAACTTGTACATTTAAGGCAATGTacaaactttttgaaaaaaacactatacagatactgaagtaaaatattacttcacaatttcttcctttttctgagaATGAAGAATAAGTCTGTGCATTCGTGATAGCAGTTTCCTGTCCCCAATGTATACTAATGCTGAGCAATAAGAGAATGTATACCATTTTTAGCTTGTCGAAGGGCCTGTTTAATTCCTCAGGAAGAGGATATGAGGGAGCGTGTGGTGGTGATTCTGAATGAATCATTGCACGGCAGTCATTTAGCACTGAGAACTTcctatctgttttttttttttgtgtgcgtgtgttttgGTCTTACAGCACAACTGTGATTTGCTTGACTTTGATGTGCCATGTCGCTAGCTAGGGCTTGACTCTGGACATGACATACAGAGCAACCACTCCAGAGGTGGTAGCGTTTGGATTTTGCATTCTGAGCAAAGATGAAAACAACTTTGGCAATAACGATCCTCCTTGAAAAAGCATCATGTAGGGGTTTTTAATCATGTATTATGACTACCTGATACATAAGGAGAGATATGATAGTATGTGTGTATTAGGTCCTGCTGTCAAGTGTTTTCCATTTAACTCATACAACGATGTGTAGTAAGTAAACATCTAGTTATGTATGGATATAGAGTTATAAACCAAGATATAGATTGTCTTTACAACTCTGGTCTGGAATTTTTATGACTTTAAATGctatggggggggggaagaacgTAATGGATTCAAGCACGTGGTATCCTCCTGCATGAAGTTTCTTTGGGGCTGTGAAGAAACAGACACTTCCTGAGGTTGGGCAGCAAGCTGGGCCTGATGTTATACTGCTGTAACAGGAACCATTAAAGTTATGGGAAGCGGTTATGAAAGACAAAGGGTAGGTGGGGGAATCTGTTGCGGTAAAAACCCCGCAGCGTTAACGTGTCCTGTGGCAAACGGGTCTTGTGCTCTGTGCCACTCAGCGCATTCAAATGAGAATGACCCTGCTCGCTGCAGCGCCGGGACCGCCAGAGGCCTCTGGCggctgcagagggcagcagcagcggcgaGGGAAACCGTTGCTCGCCGCCAGCACCGCTAATTTCTCATTAACTCACCGCTAATTCGCGCCTCCCCGCGCTCCGCCTCCGCGGGCGGTGCTGGGCGGTCTCCCCtcccggcgcggcccggccgggGCCCTGCTTAGCTTGCGGGGCCGGCGGGCGGCGCTGCGGCGCCCCCTAGCGGCGGGCCGGGCGCCGCCCGCCATGGAGGAAGCCGAGGGGGCCGCGGAGCAGCAGCGGCGCCGCCGGGCGGGGACCGAGCGCTCGCCGAGCCCCGGCCGCCTGGACGTGAGCTCCAGCCGCTTCGACCCGCTGCTGGCGCTGTACTCGGCCCGCACGCCGCTGCCCTTCCCCGGCGCCCCGTGCTTCAACAACCTCGCCGAGTACGAGAGCTTCCAGCGCGGCCTGCTccgcccgcggggccgccgccccgccgctgccgccgccgcccgccgcggcccctccgcccgctccgcccgccgcggccccgccgccgccgacCCCGAGCGCATCCAGCGGCTCCGCAGCCTCATGGTCAACGCCGGGCCCGAGCaggaggcggccgcggggggaGCGGCGGCTCGGCGCAGGAGGGCACCGCGCAACGTCCTCACCAGGATGCCCCGtaagggccggggggggggctgaggtgTGGGGGGGGTGAGGTTTGGGGGGCTGAGGCGTGGGGTCCAGGCTGTGGAGGATCTGAGGTATGGGGGTGCCAGGAATGGGGCCCTCGAGGTATAGGGGGGCTGGAGCAAGGGCAGGGGGCCCGGGCTCGGCCACTGGGTGCCAGGGGGTGTGCTGGGGCATGGGGGTACGGAGTGAGGCGGGCGGTGGGGTGACAGCGGAGTGACAGGGTCAGGGAGAGGGACTGAGGGAGCTCGGGGGGAAATGGGGACTGCGGGCTTGGTAAAACGCTGAACGCAGAAACGCTCACTGGAGATGATGCTCGTTTTGTTGTGACATCCTCCTTGGTCATTTGGTTGGTCACATTCATCTTCTTAATGGAAAGGAAGGACGAGAAAGTGTTGTGCTTTCAGAAGTACTGTTCTTAAACCTGGAATCAGATTTCAGCCCATGGAGCTAGTAGTTAAGTGATAACCACAGCGTGAGCCCGCAACACACTGTGCTCTCTCGGCTACTAAATGTGCATCCTGGGGGCATAAATACAGCGCTGGTGTTTCTATTGATGTGATGACAGAGCAGCGGATTGAGGCAGGAGGGAACTGTGATGATAAATTCGTCATCTGTGGGGATGATACAAATTTCGTGTATAGTCTTGCATACGCAGTCAGGGAAATAGCCCCTGAACATAAGGGGTGCAACTTGTGGGCCCACACCAAGAAGCAAATGAGATGCAAATTTAGTGcgcttaattaaaaatactgcaggtTTATTGGAGTCAAAATATCTCTTCCCATCGCCAACATCACCTTAATGCTCTTTATAAAAAGACAAAGCCAAAATGTTCAATTCTGAATGCCTAAAGCAGAACCTTTTTCTTGCTTAGACACCAAAACAACGTATTCCTTTCCAGAGGTGCTGTATGATCCGCAATCTCATCATGTCAGATGAGGGTTTTCCACAAATGCAGAGGCTCTGTTTAGGTAGGATTTCCAAAAGAATTGACCTTAGATATTGATTCAGGATCTTAATATAAAGAATCTGTATTTGGATTACTGTGATTGAAACTGAACAAATGCACTGTAAAAATTAACTGTAGCGGTGGTCTAGTGAGCAGGTTACATGTTTCCATTACGAGCACATATTTAACATCCACACATCTAAGACTAGACAGCGTGGACTTTGAAGGAGACTGGCTCAACTGGCATGTAAAGTGCTGTTCAGCAGTctgaagagtttattttttttcaaaactgtgtGCTTTCCCTGCAACTAGGGGGCCTGTCTGCGTAGCAGGTTGGCTATGTTCGAAGCTTGGATCCTAAGGCAATAGCTGCCTCTGGAGGCATGTACGATATGTGTGGTTTGTGCTTTACTGCATCCCAGGGTTGTGTTGCTGTGCTCCCAGGCAGCTGTGACAATGTGTGACTTGTTCCTTAAATTCCGTGtgtcagaaatgtaaaatggacTCAAAATTTTGCCCATTGTGAGGAGTTAGCAGTGCCTGTTTGGAATCAGCTCAGGAGAAGCAATTTCAAATCATCTCGTATTTACCAAGGGGCAAAGAACTCATGCAAGCAGTTACCGCAGAGCAGCTAGAAAGGCCTTTAGTACTGCTCTGAGCTGCTTCAACTGTTCTCGCTTGCTTTGCTCCTGTTCTTTTAACTTCGTCTCTAAATAGAGTCTACCCCGTGGACAGCGACTTGAACTTCATCAGAATTTGGATCTGTATTTTGTCTCTCCTGGGGTACCTGCCCTCTGGTGCACAGCAGTTTTCCAGTAATTCTTCAAAATCCTGCATTAAGCACATACTTATTTCATGCAAGTAAGCATTGGATTTTGAGTATAGAACCAGCTAGGTAACTAATTTCCCTATGGATAGAAAAATTATTAGTTTGGTGAAACTGGAGGCTTCCACAGCAAGGAAGAGTAGAAAAAGGTTGGATTATGCAGGTAGAGCTGTATTACCAAGGTAGAGCTGCAAAGTAGTGTTTTCTGTGAGGTCTAATGGGGTGCTGACAAGCAAAGACATAGTTGTACATAAAGGTTCTACTTGATTCTACTTTTTTATAAAAGTTGGAGATAAAGTTCTTGTATAAAAGAAACATAGCAATCTAAATCTGAACTCCAAAAATCCTAAATCTAAGTATTTCTACATAGCTTTATTTATGAATGTATTTTGTTGAAGACTGATGgtgttctctttctgttttagtCCACGAAGGCAGCCCGCTCGGGGAGCTCCATCGCTGTGTCCGAGATGGCGTAAAAATCAATGTTCATATCCGCACTTTCAAAGGGCTTCGTGGAGTCTGCACAGGGTTTTTGGTTGCATTTGACAAGTTCTGGAATATGGTAATTACTGTTCCAAGCCCTTGGTTTGTAACTGCTACACTGAACATTTGAAATTTGCAACAGGTTTAAACAAATTACATTTGAGAAGATAAACGTGATTTTGTGGTCCGTAAATGCTAGTTTACTCTTGCACTGAGTGCTGGGTTTCAGACTTTTGCTTGGTGTTGAATTGGTATGTCTGGGAGATACCTAGCTGTTTTATAGACTTTAGGAGAGGGTGAAGGAGAAACTTTGGAGTACACAGCAGCTTCAAAGGTTTTATATAAGAACCCAGGAAGGTGATATATGAAGAATATCAGAAGCTTCCAAAAATGTCTCTGCATATTCCAATCTTATAGTGGTAGCCACTTCTCTGATTTCTTTCACCAACAAGTTGCTTGTATGTCACCTTTGCCTGTGTTCCACCATATGAAGATCTTAAAGACAATGGCTGGAACAGCAACTACTAAAAATTTGTGAGCCTAGGGCTGTGAAACGCTTGGAAATTGgtagaaaaaatagaaggatTTTGCAGGCGAGGCTCGGATTTTCTAAATAATGCAAAATGGATGCTAggctttgctgttgcttttataCCTCAGTACAACTTAGCTGATACGAAGCCAGCTCCAAATAACAGCTTGTTCCTAggacagatttttctctcagaGCATAATTTCATAATGCTATGGCACAAAGATAGCCTGAAGTCTCTTTgtgtctttttatatttttgaactttccatttctttaatcTTCTAGGCCCTGACAGACGTGGATGAGACATACAGGAAACCAGTACTGGGCAAAGCTTTCTATGCAGAACCTCAGCTCACACTAACCCGGGTAGGTAACCATCTGCCGTTTTAATGTTTGGAATATCtcagttttcaaagtaaaaGGGGAGCATAGGCTGGAAagctatatttatatttgaaatgttttacttcCTTTTAGTACAGAGGACTCTAAAATTACTTGAActgaaaaagaagtattttgacCTTTTTGAAAGTACTTTGGCCATAGTTCCACTTTAGAATTCCTAATATGAGATCACAATTGCTGCCACTGCTTAGTACAGCACGCTGATCTTCTATAAGCTCAGCGTATGGTTTTTGATTTGTCTGTTCTGTACTGTCTGGCTCTATGCTGGAACTATTTTCTGCCCTCTGATAGCCAACATAAGGCCATCCAGTATTTTGTGCCCTAAATAATTTGGTAGAAtagttgggtttttgttttagttttttttttcatttgtgattGATGCAGTTCTGCCAGGTGATTTGGCAGTGCATAACTCTGATAGTGACGTTCATGGAGTGACAGTCTTTGTCTCTAGCCAATGGTACTGAATGTCTTGTTTGCTCACTTGACCTTCTAGTCTTGCCACTGTGAAGCCCAAGATTCTTCATGCTGCTCCAAAGCAAGACACTCTTTGGGtccagctgcaaaaaaaaaatgtttaccaaGTTGAAAACTGAAGATATGATAGATTAACTTCTgaacaatgaaggaaaaaaatgtggcagggctgtgcctgtTGCATGGCGTAGCTTGGGGCCTTTTGAACATCAGGGAGGCATCACAAAAACTTTTTAACGGTTTCATTCCAAAGGATTTGCTTTTAGATTCCTGCcatttaaatctattttctgaTAGATCCCACTCTTCCtaagttaaaaataatccaGTTGTCATTGCTCATCTTAGCCCACTGTCACAGAGACTGGCTTTCCATCCTGTTGTTAGGAAGAGACAGCCTAACCAAGAATCCTCTTCATTTGTCAGCATTTCATAAAAGCTTGCCTGCTGCGAGAGTAAAAGCAGtttctcttccagtttctgTACTATGTATTCTCAGATTAATGAGTTTATCCCGTGCTTtgggcctgctgctgcagcttttattattttcctattgtTTTTGGCCTGCTCACCTCCCAGAAGTGGCCTCCTTCAGTTTGTTTGGGGAGCACGAAGTGTCATTTTTTCAGCACGCACTCCTTGCTGTTTGAGGCCCCTTATCTTAGGGATTCGTGTCCTGCCTTAGGACACAAGGGTGGGGATCTCTGTACAAACAGTTTGAGAACAGTACAAGAGGTTGGGGGAAAGTGAGCTAACGGAGCAACTTGGTAGCTTTCTGTTGTTCTTGACCAAAGTTAAATGATACAGCATATCAGCATTGCTCCCCAAATTAAATTCCCTGATGTAAAAATGCTTATGCATATACAGGAGATCCATTCGCCTTACGTCATGGCTTGATTTAGCCAAGAAAACATGGTATTTATTCCTGGTAAAGACTCTTCACCAACTGGGTATTTTGAGAACTGATCTGGGATCATATActcaaatgaaatgcagaacaagaggcttttcttgttttatgaaTGTGGTCACATACACAAATGTTCCTTTACAGCTGTTTGACAGACTCAAACTGCAGGAGTCCTCAGTAAAGAAGGGAGCTGACTCAAAGACTGTCTCGGGGGAGCTGGCCCTGACAAATGACTCTCAGACGCTCGGATGGAAAGCTGGATCGGGACGAGGGAGAGCAGAAGATGAGCGTGAGAGGCAGAAGCGCTtgggcagagctggagaaaagaagacgCCAGGTGACAGTCTGCATCTGGCAGTCAGAGGTGAAGCTGATGTGGGGAGCGGGACTGCTCACACAGAGGGTGCCAGCGCTGGTGGTACCTGCGCAAGAAGCCAGTCACGGAGAAAAAGGAGGCCCAAAGTGGATTATCAACAGGTGTTCACGCGTCACATAAACCAGATTTTTATTCGAGGAGAGAATGTCTTGCTTGTCCATTTAGCACATTAACTTGGCTGAGCCTTCATCAGTGTATTTATTTGATAGCATGAATTGCCGCTGCAGCTCTCGTTACTATTTAGCATTCTTGTTAAGTATCATGGTACTGTGACTGGTTTCCCATTACCGTAACAAGGTAGGGGAAGTGTTTCTAACTGGAGCACCCTGAGCTCATTGCCAAAGCAGCCTCCTTCAATCTATGCTGGGGGTCTCAGGACAAGACCAGCAGCAcgctttttttctgtgagatgaGGGAGGTAAACTCAGACCCTACTGCtccttaaaaagtaaaatgaagcaAAGTCAAAAGGATTGGTGGGGAGTTTTGGTGTACTCAGGTATAGGAGCTAATTGTGGCCTACATTTGAGGAGCTTAAGATTAGTTCTCCACCTGGAATGAATCACAGATGCTGCTTGCCACGTTCTGAGTAATCTCAAGAGAAAACAGCTAACGAAACCAGCAGTTTATCTACCACCATTACGTGGATGTCTTCTCTTCCAGACATAATTCTGACAGGCATTTTGAAACGGTCTATAAAAAGGTGGAGTGACATACTACTGATGGCGAGTAGCCTCTTCATAGTTAGCTCTGAAAAGCCCTGTGTGATAGAAGACCTCTTCCCTTAATTGGACTGCTCTTTTTCTGTGAACGAGTGTAGGATTTTAACTTGTTTCCAGTATCAAAGCTTACGCTTCTATTTGTAATGCCGTGCTTTTGCTGTGCGTCACCAGCAAGCAGCTATCGTAGCTGATCCAGGGACCTCCTTTTATGGAGTTTATCTGTGAATGTTGTGGGCGCGTATGGAAAGTTGTACTTTTATCTTTCACCCATTTGGTTCTTATTGTGATAGTGAAGTTTACAAAGGCgtagtttttcttctcagatatAAGTGTTCGTGCTGAGCACAGTTGTACTGTATCTAAGCGCCTTTCGAGTTCCCTCTAATGAAACTAGAGGTGCTGTGTCTTCAGCTGTTCTCAGAAAGCAGGAATCTTCACTAGTCTTTCCTATCTGTGTGAATGATGCATCACCGAATTCCAGCTGTACTGAGCTTTGGAGGTGTGCCTAAAATTGTTATGAAGTATAAAAGTCAAACTCGCCTCatcagtggttttattttaagcatcGTTCTTAAGCTGCTGCAGATCAGGTCAGGCTTCTGCAGGCATAAACTGCCTTCCAAGAGCTACGTGGAAAAGTTTGTGGGTACACGAAGCTGTTACATTACCTAGTCTGTTCTCTTGGATGTCAGAGGACACTAGATTTCACACTGCTATTCCTGGATTCATCTCAACCACCTTAGGctttgcagcagctcctgtgttTAAGATGAAGATGTGAAATTGCCAGGACAGTGGTTAGACAAGACAACTGGTAGAACTTTCTAGTGCTTTATAGCAGGTCTTTTATTGCGTTTTGAGGTTGTAAGTCCTCAAACTAAGTGATTGTATTCTTGAAAGTCGGTATTTCTGTTGCTTCAAGTGCAGCATATTGCTTGCTTCTCATTAGGAATATGTCTGGTGCTTGGGTGAATTACAGAAATCATTTAGCAGGAGTTCCTGGACATGCAGAGCAGCTGTATGCCTCTGGGGGAGCCTGAAACTGTTACGTCAACGTTTCAGATGACATGGGGCTTGGATGACTGA includes these proteins:
- the THG1L gene encoding probable tRNA(His) guanylyltransferase isoform X1; protein product: MRGCWRVAAAAAIRAGSGRAAGRGCSPMAKSKFEYVRDFEADDTCLPNCWIVVRLDGRNFHRFAEQHEFKKPNDDRALHLMTKCAQTVMQELEDIAIAYGQSDEYSFVFKRKSKWFKRRASKFMTHVVSQFASSYVFYWKDYFKDQQLLYPPGFDGRIVLYPSTQNLKDYLSWRQADCHVNNLYNTVFWMLVQRSGLTPVQAQDRLQGTLAGDKNEILFSEFNINYNNEPLMYRKGTVLIWQKVNEVTTKKIKLPKETEEKEIKVTRTRTKVVPLHCDIIGDQFWEEYPEILAEDS
- the THG1L gene encoding probable tRNA(His) guanylyltransferase isoform X2 yields the protein MTHVVSQFASSYVFYWKDYFKDQQLLYPPGFDGRIVLYPSTQNLKDYLSWRQADCHVNNLYNTVFWMLVQRSGLTPVQAQDRLQGTLAGDKNEILFSEFNINYNNEPLMYRKGTVLIWQKVNEVTTKKIKLPKETEEKEIKVTRTRTKVVPLHCDIIGDQFWEEYPEILAEDS
- the THG1L gene encoding probable tRNA(His) guanylyltransferase isoform X3 is translated as MGRAMSTVLFSKGKVNGLKEEPGFDGRIVLYPSTQNLKDYLSWRQADCHVNNLYNTVFWMLVQRSGLTPVQAQDRLQGTLAGDKNEILFSEFNINYNNEPLMYRKGTVLIWQKVNEVTTKKIKLPKETEEKEIKVTRTRTKVVPLHCDIIGDQFWEEYPEILAEDS
- the LSM11 gene encoding U7 snRNA-associated Sm-like protein LSm11, translating into MEEAEGAAEQQRRRRAGTERSPSPGRLDVSSSRFDPLLALYSARTPLPFPGAPCFNNLAEYESFQRGLLRPRGRRPAAAAAARRGPSARSARRGPAAADPERIQRLRSLMVNAGPEQEAAAGGAAARRRRAPRNVLTRMPLHEGSPLGELHRCVRDGVKINVHIRTFKGLRGVCTGFLVAFDKFWNMALTDVDETYRKPVLGKAFYAEPQLTLTRLFDRLKLQESSVKKGADSKTVSGELALTNDSQTLGWKAGSGRGRAEDERERQKRLGRAGEKKTPGDSLHLAVRGEADVGSGTAHTEGASAGGTCARSQSRRKRRPKVDYQQVFTRHINQIFIRGENVLLVHLAH